The region GCGCGGTGTTGCCGGAAAACGCCTCGCCCGCGGTCATCGAGGAGATCAAGGCCGCCTATGGCTTCGACAAACCGCTGCCGATGCAATACCTGATCTGGTTGCGGCACGTCGTCGTGGGCGATCTGGGCACCTCGATCAAGACCGGTCGTCCCGTAACCGTGGAGATCGGGCCGGCCATCGCCAACTCCATGCTGCTGGCCGCAGCCAGCATCGCGCTGGCTTTCGTCGGCGGTTGCGCGCTGGGCGCCGTGGCCGGCTATACGCGGCGGCGCGGCGTCGATCGCGCCGTCACGGCGGTGGCGGTGACCGGCGTATCCCTGCCGCACTACTGGCTGGGCATGGTGTTGATCGTGTTCTTCTCGGTGGAGCTGCGCTGGTTGCCGGCCACGGGCATGGGCAATCCCGATTTGGCCCATCTGCTGCTGCCGGCAGTGACCTTGGCGGTGATACCCATGGGCATCATCGCGCGCTCGGTGCGGGCGTCGGTCAGCGAAATCCGCCGCCAGGAATTCGTGCAGACCCTGTATGCCAAGGGCCTGCGTGGCCCGGGGGTGTTCCTGCATGTCGCCAAGAACGTGGCGCCCACCGTCATGGCGGTAATGGGCCTGCAGTTCGCGCAGATGCTGGGCGGCTCCATCCTGGTGGAAACCGTGTTCTCCTGGCCGGGCACCGGTTTCCTGCTGAACTCGGCCATCTTCACGCGCGACCTGCCCATCCTGCAAGGGACCATCCTGGTCCTGGCGATGCTGTTCGTCTTCACCAACCTGCTGGTCGACGTGTTGCAGATGTTCGTCGACCCGCGCGTCAAGCGCGCCTGACCGGAGAACGCCATGCAGATGCAGACCGTCCCCGCCTCCTCCGCCGCGGCCGCCAGCGCGCCGCCCGCCGCCTTTCGCCGCCCCAGCCGCGGTTACTGGCACACGGTGGGCCGGCGCCTGTCGCGCGACCCGCTGACCCTGGCCTGTGGGGCCATCCTGCTGCTGATCATCGCGCTGGCCATCGCCGCGCCATGGCTGGGCCTGGATGATCCCTACAAAATGAGCATGATCCGGCGTCTCAAGCCGCCCGGCTACCAGGGCCATCTGCTCGGCACCGACGAACTGGGCCGCGACATGCTGTCCCGCCTGATCTTCGGCGCCCGCCTGTCGCTGTTCACCGGTTTCGTGCCGGTGGTGCTGGCCACCGTGATCGGCGGCGGCCTGGGTGTCATCGCGGGTTATGCCGGCGGCCGCTGGAACATGGTCATCATGCGGCTGATCGACGTGTTCTACGCGTTCCCGTCGGTCCTGCTGGCCGTGGCCATCTCCGGCGCGCTGGGCGCGGGCTTGCTCAACAGCATCGTGTCGCTGACCCTGGTCTTCATCCCGCCCATCGCCCGCATCGCCGAAAGCGTCACCACCCAGGTACGCGAACAGGACTTCGTCGAGGCCGCGCGCGCCACCGGCGCGTCCGCGTGGCGCATCGTGCAAGGCCACGTGCTGGCCAACGTGGTGGGCCCCATCCTGGTCTACGCATCCAGCCTGATCAGCGTCAGCATCGTGATCGCCTCCGGCCTGAGCTTCCTGGGTCTCGGCGTCAGCCCGCCCAACGCCGAGTGGGGCCTGATGCTGAACACCCTGCGCCAGGCCATCTACGTCGCGCCGATGACGGCCATCCTCCCCGGCATCATGATTTTCGTGACGTCGATGTGCTTCAACCTGATGAGCGATGGCCTGCGCAGCGCCATGGACGTCAAGAACGGATAAGGAGCACCCGCATGTTCTTTCGCGCCAAACGGGCTGAGCAGGACCCGCTCGCCACCACGCTCACGCCGGCCCAGGACGGCGAGGCCTTGCGCCTGCTGAAACGGGACAGCGGGCCCGACCCACGCGATCGCGGCGGGCCGGCCCAGCCCATGCTCATCGTCAAGGACCTGAAGAAGCACTACGACATCGGCGGCAGCGCCTTTGGCGGGCCGCGCAGCGTGGTGCGCGCGGTCGACGGCGTGAACTTCGAGGTCGCCAAGGGTGAGACCCTGGGCATCGTCGGCGAGTCGGGCTGCGGCAAGTCGACCACCGCCCGCCTGCTGATGCATCTGATCGAGCCGGACGACGGGTCGGTCATCTTCGACGGCGATGAAGTGTCCGAGGTACGGGGCATCAGCGTGCGCGATCTGCGCCGCCACATGCAGATGGTGTTCCAGGACAGCTATGCATCGCTCAACCCACGCCTGACCCTGGCCGATTCCATCGCCTTCGGACCTAGCGTGAGCGGCATGCCGCGCGCACAGGCACGCGCCCGGGCGCTGACCCTGTTGCGCATGGTGGGACTGGACCCGGAAAGCTACGCGCAGCGCTATCCGCATGAACTGTCGGGCGGCCAGCGGCAGCGGGTGAACATCGCCCGCGCGCTGGCCATGGGACCACGCGTGCTGATACTCGACGAGTCCGTGTCGGCGCTGGACAAGTCGGTCGAGGCCCAGGTCCTCAACCTGCTGCGCGAGCTCAAGCGCGAGCTGGGCCTGACCTATATCTTCATCTCCCACGACCTGAACGTGGTGCAGTACATCAGCGACCGCGTGATGGTGATGTACCTTGGCCAGGTCGTGGAATCGGGTCCCGTCGAACGCATCTACGGCGCCACCCGCCACCCCTACACCGCCGCGCTGCTGTCCTCCCGCCCGTCGATGGATCCGCGCCGCCGGGTGACGCAACCGCCGCTGTCCGGCGATCCGCCCAATCCCATCAATCCGCCTTCGGGCTGTCGCTTCCGCACCCGTTGCACGCGGGCGCAGGAACGCTGTGCCCAGCAAGCGCCCGTGCTGACCGCCGCGCCGGACCATACGGGCCACCTGACCGCCTGCCACTTTCCCCTGTCGGCGGCGGACAGTCTCGCCGGTGCCACGTCCAACCCCGCGTCCGCAACGGGGACCGGCTCATCCCCCCTGCTGCGCCTGCAAGCCTGAGGAAACGCCATGACCAATTCGACAAGCGGGCAGGCGCTGGTACAGGTCGACGACCTGACCGTGCGCTTCGCCAATCGCGACATGAACATCCCGGTCGTCAACGGTGTCAGCTTTTCCCTCAACCAGGGCGAAGTGTTGTGCCTGCTGGGTGAATCCGGGTCGGGCAAGAGCGTCACCATGCGCGCCCTGATGCGTCTGCTGCCCGACACCGCCCAACTGGGCGGCAAGGTCATCGTGGATGGCGTCGACATCCTTGGCCTGCCGCGCAAGCAATTGCCCGACATCCGCGGGTCCCTGGTATCGATGATCTTCCAGGAACCGCTGACCGCGCTGGACCCGGTCTACACGATAGGCCAGCAGATCGCCGAAACCGTGCGGCGCCACGACGGCTGCGACCGCCGCACCGCCATGCGGCGCGCGTTGGAGCTGTTGGAACTGGTGCAGATTCCCTCGGCGGCGCGGCGCCTTGACGCCTATCCGCACGAACTGTCCGGCGGGCTGCGCCAACGCGCCATGATCGCCCTGGCCCTGTCCTGCCGGCCCAAGCTGCTGCTGGCCGACGAACCGACCACCGCCCTGGACGCGACGGTGCAGATCCAGGTGCTGCTGCTGATGCGCGAACTGCAGCGCGAGCTGGGCATGGCCACCATCTTCGTCACCCACGATCTGGGCGTGGCCTGCGAGGTCGCCGACAAGGTGGCCGTGATGTATGCCGGCCGCTTCGTCGAGACCGGCTCCATCGCGGACATCATGGATCGGCCCGCCCACCCCTACACCCAGGGCCTGCTGCGCTCCACCGTCCACGGCGGCCTGCGCGACGAAGACCTGGCGCCCATCCCCGGCGCGCCGCCGGACCTGGCGGCCTTGCCCCCTGGCTGCTGCTTCGCGCCCCGCTGCGGCTTGCGCCAGGACGCCTGCGATAGCGCGGTGCCCGCCTTGCATGGCCGCGACGGCCTGGGCCACGCGGCGCGCTGCATCCTGCCGCCCTCCCAAATCACGCTCCTACAGGAACATTCCGCATGACTGCCGCACCCTATCATTTGTCCGTCGGTGAAGCCGCGCGGCTGTTGCAGTCGCGCAAGCTGTCGCCGGTGGAACTGCTGGACGCCTTCCTCGCCCGCATCGAAGCCGTCGATGCGAAGGTGCACAGCTATCTGCTGCTGACCGCCGACAGTGCGCGCGCCGCCGCCCGCCAGGCCGAGGCCGACATCATGGCCGGCCGCTGGCGTGGGCCGCTGCACGGCATCCCCTATGGGGTCAAGGACAACTACTACACGCGCGGCGTGCGCACCTGCGCCGCCTCGCGCCTGCTGCTGGACTTCGTGCCCGACCATGACGCCGCGGCCATCGAGAAGCTGCGCGACGCCGGCGCCATCCTGCTGGGCAAGCTCAACACCTGGGAGTACGGCACCGGCACCGGCGCCGTGCATTTCGACCTGCCCTTCGAGCCCGCGCGCAATCCCTGGAACCTGGATCACTTCACCGGCGGCTCGTCGACCGGCGCCGGCGCGTCGGTGGCCGCCGGCACCGCCATGTTCGCGCTGGGCTCGGACACCGGCGGTTCGGTGCGCCTGCCCGCCGCCGCCTGCGGCCTGCAAGGCATGAAGCCGACCTACGGCCGCGTCAGCCGCCATGGCATCCTGCCCAACTGCTACACCCTGGACGTGCCGGGCCCGCTGACCTGGACCGTGGAAGACAGCGCCATCGCGCTGCGCGCCGTGGCCGGCCATGACCCGCGCGACCCCGGCAGCGTCGACGTGCCGGTGCCGGACTACGTGGCGGGCCTGGAACGGGGTGCGCGTGGATTGCGGATAGGCGTGATACGCGACCTGGGCGCCGAAGGCGAACGCGTCGACGCCGCCAACCGGCAAGGCGTCGAAGACATGGCGCGGGTCCTGGCGGCGCAAGGCGCGACGTTGGTCGATGTCAAACTGCCCGCCTCGGTGACCGAGTATCGCCAGGCCAGCTCCGTGATCAACTGGACCGAGTCCCTTTCCATCCATGAACAGGACTTCATGACGCGGGCTGCCGACATGGGACAGGCCCTGCGCGACAAGATGATGAGCGGTTTCATGACCCGTGCCGTCGACTACCTTGCCGCGCAGCGCCGGCGCCGCGAACTGGCCGCGGCCACGGATGCCCTGCTGCACAGCGTGGACGCCTTGATCCTGCCCTGCGCCTTCCATACCGCGCCGCCCTTCGCCGATCCCGAGCGCGTCATTGCCTACACCTCCGACACGGCCTGCCCGCCCTTCAATATGTCGGGCCACCCCGCGATGTCGGTATGCACCGGCTTCGACGCGGCGGGGCTGCCCACCAACGCGCAGATCGTCGGCCGCTGGTTCGACGAAGCCACGGTGTTCCAGGTCGCCCGGGCCTACGAGCGCGAGACCAGCTGGCGCGACCGCCGGCCCACGCTCTGACCGCACGCGACGCCTGCCTCTCTGCCCCATCAGCCTCACCATCGGGACGACCATGCCCCTTACCCTGGACAGCGCGCTTTTCCACCTATCCGTGGGCGACGCCGCGCGCCTGCTGCAGCGACGTGAACTGTCGCCCGTCGAACTGCTCGATGCGTTTCTCGCTCGCATCGAAGCCGTCGATTCCCAAGTACACAGTTATCTGCTGCTGACCGCGGACAGCGCGCGCGCCGCCGCCCGCCAGGCCGAGGCCGACATCATGGCCGGCCGCTGGCGCGGCCCGCTGCACGGCATTCCTTATGCGGTGAAGGACAACTACTACACGCAGGGCGTGCGCACCACCGGCGGCTCGCGCCTGTTGCTGGACTTCGTGCCGGGCTACGACGCCACGGTGGTGAAGAAGCTGGCGGCCGCGGGCGCGGTGTTGCTGGGCAAGCTCAATACGTGGGAATACGGCACCGGCAATGGCGGCGTCTATTTCGACCTGCCCTTCGAACCGGCACGCAACCCCTGGAATCTCGACCACTTCACCGGGGGTTCGTCCACGGGATCGGGCGCCGCGGTGGCGGCCGGGACGGCGATGGTGGCGATGGGTTCCGACACGACCGGTTCCGTTCGGCTGCCGGCGGCCGCTTGCGGCCTGCAAGGCATGAAGCCCACCTATGGCCGCATCAGCCGCCACGGCATCCTGCCCAATTGCTATTCGATGGACACACCCGGCCCCCTGGCCTGGACGGTGGAGGACAGCGCCATCATGCTGCGCGCGGTGGCCGGCCACGATGTGGACGACCCCGCCAGCGCCACTGTCGCGGTGCCGGATTACCTGGCCGGACTGGAGCGCGGCGTGCGTGGCCTGACCATAGGCGTGCTGCGTGACCTGGGCGACGAGGACGATCTGGTCGAGCCCGCCAACCGGGCCGGTCTGGAAGACATGGCGCGCGTCCTGCGCGCGCAGGGCGCCCGCCTGGTCGACGTGCAGCTGCCGGCGCGCGTGTCCGAGTATCGCAACGTGACCTCGGTCATCAACTGGACCGAGTCCCTCACCATCCACGAACAGGACCTGCAGGAGCGCGGCGCCGACATGGGATTCGCGCTGCGCGACAAGCTGATGTCCGGCTACATGACGCGGGCCGTCGACTACCTGGCCGCGCAACGGCGGCGGCGCGAACTTGCCGCCGCCACCGATGCCATGCTGGCGACTGTCGATGCCGTGATCGCGCCCTGCGCCTACCACGTGGCGCCGCCCTTCGCCGACAACGACGTCCTGCGCAAATTCACCGCCGAGAACGCCTGCCCGCCCTTCAATGCTTCCGGCCATCCCGCCATGTCCATCTGCACCGGCTTCGACACGCGGGGCTTGCCGACCAATGTGCAGGTCGTCGGACGCTGGTTCGATGAAGCCACGGTATTGCAGGTCGCGCGTGCCTACGAGCGCGATACCGAATGGCGTGCGCGGCGGCCCGGCCTGTAGCACGCCTGCCGTCTTTACCCTGATTTTTTTCCTATCCCTATTCCTATCCCTGCCACCAGGAGCCTGCCATGTCCCAAGAACCCACTCCCGCCTGGAGCCGCGCTGACATCGACACGCATTGCCGGCGCTATGGCCTGACCCTGCCGTCGGCCATGCTCGACCGCATGCACGAACTCTCCGCCAACGTCACCCGCACCGGCCTGGCCATTGCCCGGCAGCCCGTCAAGGACAACGAACCGGCCCTGGTATTCGCCATGCCCGTGCCGACGCCGCGCTGACGGCTTGCCAGTTCCCGCGCCGAGCGCTTCCGCCCGGTCGCGTCATTTCTTTATCGAGGATTTGCCATGCAGCCTTATGAATTGACCGCTTCCGAAGCGTCGGCGCTGATCGCCGACCGCAAACTGTCCGTCGAGGAGCTGGCCCGCTCCACGCTGGACTACATCGCCGAACGCGAGCCGGTGATACGCGCCTGGAGCCACGTCGATCCCGACCTGGTCCTGCGCAACGCCCGTGAACTGGACAAGACTCCGCCACGCAGCCCGCTCCATGGTCTGACATTCGGCGTGAAGGACGTGATCGATACCTTCGACATGCCCACCCAGCACAACTCCCCCTTGCACGTGAACCTTCAGCCGGGGCAGGACGCCGCGTGCGTGGCCGTGGTGCGTCACAGCGGCGCGCTGGTCGTCGGCAAGACCGACACCGTGGAGTTCGCCTCCGGCGGACGCCGCGCCGCCAGCCGTAATTCTCACAACCTGGCGCACACGCCGGGCGGCTCGTCGTCGGGCTCCGGCGCCGCGGTCGGTGACAAGCAGGTGCAGCTGGCCTTCGGCACCCAGACCGGCGGCTCCCACATCCGTCCGGCCGCGTTCAACGGCATCTATGGCATCAAGCCGACGCACGGCATCGTCAGCCGCGAAGGCGCCAAGATGTATTCGCACACCCTGGACACCATAGGCTGGTATGGCCGCTCGGTGGCCGACCTGCAACTGGTCGGCGGCGCCTTCCAGCTGCCCGGCATGGTCGCGGCCAAGGCCCCCGCGCTGCGCGGCCTGCGCGTGGCCCTGTGCCGCGGCCCCAATTGGGAGGCCGCCGACGCCTGGGGCCGTGCCGCGCTGATGGAAGCGGGCCGGCGCCTGGAAGCCGCCGGCGCCGACGTGGTGGAGTTCGACCTGCCCGCGCCTTTCGCGGGGCTGGACGCGGCGCAACAGACCGTGATGCGCGGCGAGGGACGGGCGGCCTTCCTGCCGGCGTATCTGGGTAAACATCACCTGCTGCACCAGGATTTCCGCGACCTGGTCGAAAACGCGCGCGGCATCACGCCGGCGCAACTGACCGAAGCCTATGATCTGGCGGCACGTTGCCGCGCGGAATTCGATGGTTTGTTTGCAGCGACCAGCGGCGGCCGCGGCGGTCAGTTCGACGTCATGCTGACGCCGTCCTCGCCCGGCGAAGCGCCGGAAGGGCTGCACGACACCGGCAATCCCACGTTCAACGCAATGTGGACCCTGCTGCACGTTCCCTGCGTGGGCATCCCGGTCGCCAAGAGCGCGCGCGCCCTGCCGCTGGGCATCCAGCTGGTGGGACCGCGCTTCTCCGACGCCCAGCTGCTCGCCATCGCGGCGGCTTGCGCGCCGGCCATCCATGCGAATGGCCGTCTGGACCCGCTCACGCTGGAAGAAGCCGTCGCGGCCTGATGGCGACCTAGCTCTGGCTGCCCAGCAGATCCTCGATCATGATGGGCAGCTCGCGCTTGCGCACGCCGGTGGCGTGATACACCGCATTGGCGATGGCCGCCGCGGTGCCCGCCAGGCCGATCTCGCCAACCCCGCGCGCGCCGAGTTCATTGAGCACGGGATCGGGATAGTCCAGGAAAGTGACATCGATTTCCGGGCTGTCGGCATGCGTGGCCATGACGTAGTCCGCCAGATTGCGGTTCACCGGCGCGCCATCGCGGGGGTCGTACTGCGTGTGCTCGAACAAGGCCATGCCCACGCCCATCACCACCGCGCCTTCGATCTGATTGCGGGCCGCGCGCGGATTGAGCATGCGGCCCGCGTCGATCACCGTCACCACGCGATTGACGCGCAGCCGCGCGATCTCCGGCCACCAGAGCACTTCGACGAAATGCGCGCCGTAGGAGTTGATGGACCATTTCTTCTTGAGCGGATCGCCGCTCAGGCCCCCTTCGGCGGCATTGGCGTCGGCGCTGATCGCGCTCAGGCCGGCGTCCTTGACGATGTTTTCATACGGTACGCCTGCCGCGGCGTCGCCTTCCCTGGCATGCACGCGGCCGCCCGTGATGGTGAGCTGCTCCGGCTTCAAATCCCCACAGGCCTTGCCCTTGGCTGCCGTCTTGAGCAGCTTCTTGACCGCGCCGCGGGTCGCCTGCAGCACCGCCGGAATCACCGACGCGGTCGCCGTGGAGCCGCCCGACAGCGGCCCATCCGGCAAGGCCGTGTCGCCCAGCACCACCTGGATGCGTTCCAGCGGAATGCCCGTTTCGGCGCTGACCAGCTGAGCCATGATGGTGTAGGTGCCGGTGCCGATATCCTGGGTGGCGCAGGCCACGCGCGCGCTGCCGTCGGACCGCAATTCCACATTGGCCTGGGCCGGCTGGCGTGCGCCCATCCAGGAACAGGCCGCCATGCCCCAGCCCAGCACGGCGCCGTCGCGGCGCATGGACCCCACCGCGGGGTCGCGTTCGGCCCAGCCGAAGCGGTCCGCGCCGATACGCAGGCTCTCCACCAGATGGCGTGAAGAGAACGGCGTGCCTTCGCCCTCGTCGTGTTCCGGCTCATTGCGCAGGCGCAAGGCCACCGGATCCATATTCAGGGCGATGGCCAGTTCGTCCATGGCGCTTTCCAGGGCATACAAACCCGGCACCGCGCCCGGCCCCCGCATCGACGTCGGCGTGCCGATATGACGCCGGGCCAGGCCGGACGTCACCCGCAGATTCGCCGTGCTGTACATATGGGGCGTCGCTTCGCCGCAGCTTTCCGCATAGTCGTCCAGGATGGACGTCTGGTTCAGGTAGTCCTGCCGTAGCGACAGCAGCTTGCCGTCGCGGTCCGCGCCCAGGCGCATGCGCTGCTGGATAAGTGGACGGTGACCCACGTTCTGGAACATCATGGGCCGCGACAGCACCAGCTTCACCGGCAGCCCCAGTTGCCGCGCGGCCGCGGCCGCCAGCGCCGAGTGCGGCCAGGGCCACAGCTTGCCGCCGAAACCCGACCCCAGGAAATGCGTGATGACGCGCACTTTTTCCTTGCTGGTCCCCAGCATCTGCACCATCACCGCCTTGTGGTTCACCACGGCCTGCGAGGTTTCATAGAGGGTGTAAGCCTCGCCGTCCCAGACCGCCACGGTAGCGTGCAGCTCGATGGGATTGTGCGTCTCCGTAGGCGTGACATAAGTCTCGTCCACGCGCACCGCGGACGTATCGAAAGCGGCCGCGGCATCGCCTCTTTCGCTTTCCACCTTGGGCGGGTCCTGACTCTCCAGATGCGGATCCACATTCGGCGCCGCCGATTCATAGCGGACATCGACGGCAGCCGCCGCCGCGGTGGCCTGCTCGAAAGTGTCGGCGACCACCAGCGCCACGTATTGGCCGTAATAGCGGAT is a window of Bordetella sp. N DNA encoding:
- a CDS encoding ABC transporter ATP-binding protein; translated protein: MLIVKDLKKHYDIGGSAFGGPRSVVRAVDGVNFEVAKGETLGIVGESGCGKSTTARLLMHLIEPDDGSVIFDGDEVSEVRGISVRDLRRHMQMVFQDSYASLNPRLTLADSIAFGPSVSGMPRAQARARALTLLRMVGLDPESYAQRYPHELSGGQRQRVNIARALAMGPRVLILDESVSALDKSVEAQVLNLLRELKRELGLTYIFISHDLNVVQYISDRVMVMYLGQVVESGPVERIYGATRHPYTAALLSSRPSMDPRRRVTQPPLSGDPPNPINPPSGCRFRTRCTRAQERCAQQAPVLTAAPDHTGHLTACHFPLSAADSLAGATSNPASATGTGSSPLLRLQA
- a CDS encoding ABC transporter ATP-binding protein, which produces MTNSTSGQALVQVDDLTVRFANRDMNIPVVNGVSFSLNQGEVLCLLGESGSGKSVTMRALMRLLPDTAQLGGKVIVDGVDILGLPRKQLPDIRGSLVSMIFQEPLTALDPVYTIGQQIAETVRRHDGCDRRTAMRRALELLELVQIPSAARRLDAYPHELSGGLRQRAMIALALSCRPKLLLADEPTTALDATVQIQVLLLMRELQRELGMATIFVTHDLGVACEVADKVAVMYAGRFVETGSIADIMDRPAHPYTQGLLRSTVHGGLRDEDLAPIPGAPPDLAALPPGCCFAPRCGLRQDACDSAVPALHGRDGLGHAARCILPPSQITLLQEHSA
- a CDS encoding amidase; translation: MPLTLDSALFHLSVGDAARLLQRRELSPVELLDAFLARIEAVDSQVHSYLLLTADSARAAARQAEADIMAGRWRGPLHGIPYAVKDNYYTQGVRTTGGSRLLLDFVPGYDATVVKKLAAAGAVLLGKLNTWEYGTGNGGVYFDLPFEPARNPWNLDHFTGGSSTGSGAAVAAGTAMVAMGSDTTGSVRLPAAACGLQGMKPTYGRISRHGILPNCYSMDTPGPLAWTVEDSAIMLRAVAGHDVDDPASATVAVPDYLAGLERGVRGLTIGVLRDLGDEDDLVEPANRAGLEDMARVLRAQGARLVDVQLPARVSEYRNVTSVINWTESLTIHEQDLQERGADMGFALRDKLMSGYMTRAVDYLAAQRRRRELAAATDAMLATVDAVIAPCAYHVAPPFADNDVLRKFTAENACPPFNASGHPAMSICTGFDTRGLPTNVQVVGRWFDEATVLQVARAYERDTEWRARRPGL
- a CDS encoding amidase yields the protein MQPYELTASEASALIADRKLSVEELARSTLDYIAEREPVIRAWSHVDPDLVLRNARELDKTPPRSPLHGLTFGVKDVIDTFDMPTQHNSPLHVNLQPGQDAACVAVVRHSGALVVGKTDTVEFASGGRRAASRNSHNLAHTPGGSSSGSGAAVGDKQVQLAFGTQTGGSHIRPAAFNGIYGIKPTHGIVSREGAKMYSHTLDTIGWYGRSVADLQLVGGAFQLPGMVAAKAPALRGLRVALCRGPNWEAADAWGRAALMEAGRRLEAAGADVVEFDLPAPFAGLDAAQQTVMRGEGRAAFLPAYLGKHHLLHQDFRDLVENARGITPAQLTEAYDLAARCRAEFDGLFAATSGGRGGQFDVMLTPSSPGEAPEGLHDTGNPTFNAMWTLLHVPCVGIPVAKSARALPLGIQLVGPRFSDAQLLAIAAACAPAIHANGRLDPLTLEEAVAA
- a CDS encoding ABC transporter permease, with protein sequence MLRYFLRRLVYTLPIALGVTLVCFALVHLAPGDPISAVLPENASPAVIEEIKAAYGFDKPLPMQYLIWLRHVVVGDLGTSIKTGRPVTVEIGPAIANSMLLAAASIALAFVGGCALGAVAGYTRRRGVDRAVTAVAVTGVSLPHYWLGMVLIVFFSVELRWLPATGMGNPDLAHLLLPAVTLAVIPMGIIARSVRASVSEIRRQEFVQTLYAKGLRGPGVFLHVAKNVAPTVMAVMGLQFAQMLGGSILVETVFSWPGTGFLLNSAIFTRDLPILQGTILVLAMLFVFTNLLVDVLQMFVDPRVKRA
- a CDS encoding xanthine dehydrogenase family protein molybdopterin-binding subunit: MSTVAERTPGQSPAANAPVRSGDFAIIGKAVSRVDGPLKVSGHATYTSDFHFPGMRYAVPVGSTVANGRIASLDIARAEAMPGVRLILHRGNIQTLYRVQGAMLDEARPPFDDDVIRYYGQYVALVVADTFEQATAAAAAVDVRYESAAPNVDPHLESQDPPKVESERGDAAAAFDTSAVRVDETYVTPTETHNPIELHATVAVWDGEAYTLYETSQAVVNHKAVMVQMLGTSKEKVRVITHFLGSGFGGKLWPWPHSALAAAAARQLGLPVKLVLSRPMMFQNVGHRPLIQQRMRLGADRDGKLLSLRQDYLNQTSILDDYAESCGEATPHMYSTANLRVTSGLARRHIGTPTSMRGPGAVPGLYALESAMDELAIALNMDPVALRLRNEPEHDEGEGTPFSSRHLVESLRIGADRFGWAERDPAVGSMRRDGAVLGWGMAACSWMGARQPAQANVELRSDGSARVACATQDIGTGTYTIMAQLVSAETGIPLERIQVVLGDTALPDGPLSGGSTATASVIPAVLQATRGAVKKLLKTAAKGKACGDLKPEQLTITGGRVHAREGDAAAGVPYENIVKDAGLSAISADANAAEGGLSGDPLKKKWSINSYGAHFVEVLWWPEIARLRVNRVVTVIDAGRMLNPRAARNQIEGAVVMGVGMALFEHTQYDPRDGAPVNRNLADYVMATHADSPEIDVTFLDYPDPVLNELGARGVGEIGLAGTAAAIANAVYHATGVRKRELPIMIEDLLGSQS
- a CDS encoding ABC transporter permease; this encodes MQTVPASSAAAASAPPAAFRRPSRGYWHTVGRRLSRDPLTLACGAILLLIIALAIAAPWLGLDDPYKMSMIRRLKPPGYQGHLLGTDELGRDMLSRLIFGARLSLFTGFVPVVLATVIGGGLGVIAGYAGGRWNMVIMRLIDVFYAFPSVLLAVAISGALGAGLLNSIVSLTLVFIPPIARIAESVTTQVREQDFVEAARATGASAWRIVQGHVLANVVGPILVYASSLISVSIVIASGLSFLGLGVSPPNAEWGLMLNTLRQAIYVAPMTAILPGIMIFVTSMCFNLMSDGLRSAMDVKNG
- a CDS encoding amidase is translated as MTAAPYHLSVGEAARLLQSRKLSPVELLDAFLARIEAVDAKVHSYLLLTADSARAAARQAEADIMAGRWRGPLHGIPYGVKDNYYTRGVRTCAASRLLLDFVPDHDAAAIEKLRDAGAILLGKLNTWEYGTGTGAVHFDLPFEPARNPWNLDHFTGGSSTGAGASVAAGTAMFALGSDTGGSVRLPAAACGLQGMKPTYGRVSRHGILPNCYTLDVPGPLTWTVEDSAIALRAVAGHDPRDPGSVDVPVPDYVAGLERGARGLRIGVIRDLGAEGERVDAANRQGVEDMARVLAAQGATLVDVKLPASVTEYRQASSVINWTESLSIHEQDFMTRAADMGQALRDKMMSGFMTRAVDYLAAQRRRRELAAATDALLHSVDALILPCAFHTAPPFADPERVIAYTSDTACPPFNMSGHPAMSVCTGFDAAGLPTNAQIVGRWFDEATVFQVARAYERETSWRDRRPTL